A stretch of Sulfurimonas xiamenensis DNA encodes these proteins:
- the pstA gene encoding phosphate ABC transporter permease PstA, translating to MTHTQKRVIANKIVMFLSTVSATIGISFLFWILGVLVINGIEALNMTIFLNEGAPPGNDSGGLKHALIGQLLIVFYASIFGVPLGILAGTYLSEYGLKSKLAETIRDISDIMMSAPSIVIGAFVYAIVVAPTGQFSGWAGSIALMIIMLPIILRTTDDMLHLVPSTLREAAFALGAPKYKVIIQVVYRGAKAGVLTGVLLGVARVAGETAPLLFTSFNDNFLNTDMSQPMASLTVTMYNYATSPYEDWQRLGWAAAFILSMFILTLNILGRLFLLKKKGR from the coding sequence ATGACACATACGCAAAAAAGAGTTATAGCAAATAAGATAGTCATGTTTCTATCTACCGTCTCTGCCACTATCGGAATAAGTTTTTTGTTTTGGATACTTGGTGTTTTAGTTATCAACGGCATAGAAGCACTAAATATGACTATTTTTCTTAACGAAGGAGCTCCTCCAGGAAATGATAGCGGCGGTCTAAAGCATGCACTTATTGGTCAACTTCTTATTGTATTTTATGCATCAATTTTTGGCGTTCCTCTTGGAATATTAGCCGGAACATATTTAAGCGAATATGGTCTAAAATCTAAACTGGCAGAAACCATACGCGATATTTCAGACATTATGATGTCGGCTCCAAGTATTGTAATAGGTGCTTTTGTTTACGCAATCGTTGTTGCTCCAACAGGACAATTTAGCGGCTGGGCAGGTTCTATTGCACTTATGATTATAATGCTGCCTATAATCTTAAGAACAACTGATGATATGCTGCATTTAGTTCCATCAACTCTGCGGGAAGCAGCTTTTGCTCTAGGTGCGCCAAAATACAAAGTTATTATTCAAGTTGTTTACCGCGGTGCCAAAGCAGGTGTTTTAACCGGCGTATTGTTAGGAGTTGCGCGTGTTGCTGGAGAGACTGCACCGCTTCTTTTTACTTCGTTCAACGACAACTTTTTAAACACCGATATGAGCCAACCAATGGCTTCTCTTACAGTTACAATGTACAACTATGCGACAAGCCCATATGAAGATTGGCAGCGTCTTGGCTGGGCAGCCGCATTTATATTAAGTATGTTTATTTTGACGCTTAATATACTTGGACGACTATTTTTATTAAAAAAGAAAGGTAGATAA
- the ppk2 gene encoding polyphosphate kinase 2 yields the protein MKERREIDIDRRKADRDRRRNKDAKVKIWVKEETLIYQEELKKLQVELLKFQNYVKEKGFKVIMIFEGRDAAGKGGTIKRIIEHLNPRGARVVALGKPSDQERTQWYFQRYVAHLPSAGEIVFFDRSWYNRAMVEPVMGFCSEREHHKFLKDAPQFEKMIADEDIKIFKFYFSVTKEEQAKRFAKREQDPLKQYKFSEVDAKAQELWDAYALAKYMMLSATHTDVAPWTIVKSDNKKKARINTIKHILNFVEYPDKIDESEIVVDKDVVIFGRDETIAMESQFKFASEGE from the coding sequence ATGAAAGAAAGAAGAGAAATAGATATAGACAGAAGAAAAGCTGATAGAGACAGACGAAGAAATAAAGACGCAAAAGTAAAAATATGGGTTAAAGAGGAGACCTTGATTTATCAAGAGGAGCTGAAAAAATTACAAGTTGAACTTTTAAAATTTCAAAACTATGTAAAAGAAAAAGGGTTTAAAGTCATTATGATTTTTGAGGGGCGTGACGCAGCCGGAAAAGGTGGAACCATAAAAAGAATAATCGAGCATCTTAATCCAAGGGGAGCAAGGGTTGTTGCACTTGGTAAACCTAGTGATCAGGAGAGAACCCAATGGTACTTTCAAAGGTATGTGGCTCATTTGCCAAGTGCCGGAGAGATAGTCTTTTTTGATAGAAGCTGGTATAACAGAGCGATGGTCGAGCCTGTTATGGGATTTTGCAGCGAGAGAGAGCATCATAAGTTTTTAAAAGATGCGCCGCAATTTGAGAAAATGATAGCAGATGAGGATATAAAGATTTTTAAATTTTACTTCTCGGTTACAAAAGAAGAGCAGGCAAAAAGATTTGCCAAAAGAGAGCAGGATCCTCTAAAGCAGTATAAGTTTTCTGAAGTAGATGCCAAGGCTCAAGAGCTTTGGGATGCTTATGCTCTTGCGAAATATATGATGCTTAGTGCAACACATACGGATGTAGCTCCGTGGACGATAGTAAAAAGCGACAATAAAAAAAAGGCGAGGATCAATACAATAAAACATATTTTAAATTTTGTAGAGTATCCGGATAAAATAGATGAGAGCGAGATTGTAGTAGATAAAGATGTGGTGATATTTGGAAGAGACGAGACGATTGCTATGGAGAGTCAATTTAAATTTGCATCTGAGGGTGAGTAA
- the pstB gene encoding phosphate ABC transporter ATP-binding protein PstB — translation MATIVDIIEEKALEVNNFEFTYAGADEPNIKKLSMPIAKQSITALIGPSGCGKTTLLRSFNRMHDLYPGNKYDGEILFEERNILAPKEDLIQLRSQIGMIFQKPTAFPMSVFDNVAYGLKLQGLKNKMELQDRVEKALQDAAIWQEVKDRLKHDANGLSGGQQQRLCIARAIAVEPEVLLFDEPTSALDPISTAGIEELVVQLKEKVSIIIVTHNMQQAARVSDYTGFMYLGELVELGRTEELFVTPKERLTEEYITGKFG, via the coding sequence ATGGCTACTATTGTTGATATAATAGAAGAAAAAGCTTTAGAAGTAAATAATTTTGAATTTACATATGCAGGTGCAGATGAGCCAAATATAAAAAAATTGAGTATGCCTATCGCAAAACAGAGCATAACTGCACTTATAGGACCATCAGGATGCGGCAAAACAACACTGCTTAGAAGTTTTAACCGTATGCATGATCTCTATCCGGGCAATAAATACGACGGGGAAATACTTTTTGAAGAGAGAAATATTTTAGCTCCAAAAGAGGATCTTATACAACTTAGAAGCCAAATAGGAATGATTTTTCAAAAACCTACGGCATTTCCTATGAGCGTATTTGACAATGTTGCTTACGGACTTAAACTTCAAGGCTTAAAAAACAAAATGGAACTTCAAGACAGAGTTGAAAAAGCACTTCAAGATGCTGCAATCTGGCAAGAGGTAAAAGATAGGTTAAAGCATGATGCAAATGGCCTTTCAGGCGGTCAGCAGCAGAGACTCTGCATCGCAAGAGCAATTGCAGTTGAGCCGGAAGTGCTTCTTTTTGATGAACCGACTTCCGCACTTGATCCGATTTCTACCGCGGGAATTGAGGAACTAGTTGTTCAGCTTAAAGAAAAAGTTTCCATTATCATAGTTACCCACAACATGCAGCAAGCCGCTCGAGTAAGTGACTATACTGGATTTATGTATTTGGGTGAACTTGTAGAGCTCGGTCGCACTGAAGAACTTTTTGTAACACCAAAAGAGAGACTAACCGAAGAGTATATAACTGGTAAATTCGGTTGA
- a CDS encoding phosphate signaling complex PhoU family protein: MLTKYDKKIDNIRKKISHLLENIAMADELSLEAFKQSDATKFKEVETKLEKIALQGDAIDNEIIKTFALFGPEAKELRFLVAYLKMTNEIVRTGEGVKKYARRMNEHTSNGCNIEQFKPSILLLHKSSVNALKYILECFNQYENCNYEDTYRKVLVEESMNDDLFAVLEKEILNKIIDEKELSIDYVKILGSLRKLERSCDRSVNIANLMMYAEQGGEIKLFN, encoded by the coding sequence ATGTTAACAAAGTATGATAAAAAAATAGACAATATAAGAAAAAAGATATCTCACCTCTTAGAGAATATTGCAATGGCTGATGAACTCTCTTTGGAAGCATTTAAACAATCAGATGCAACTAAATTTAAAGAGGTAGAAACAAAACTTGAAAAAATTGCTTTACAAGGTGATGCCATTGATAATGAGATTATAAAAACTTTTGCACTTTTTGGTCCGGAAGCAAAAGAGCTTAGATTTTTAGTGGCATATCTAAAGATGACTAACGAAATAGTCCGTACTGGGGAAGGAGTAAAAAAATATGCTCGCAGAATGAATGAACATACGAGTAATGGATGTAATATTGAACAATTTAAACCAAGCATCTTGCTTCTTCACAAAAGCAGCGTCAATGCTCTTAAATATATTTTAGAGTGTTTTAATCAGTATGAAAATTGCAACTATGAAGACACTTATAGAAAAGTGCTTGTTGAAGAGAGCATGAATGATGATCTTTTTGCAGTTCTGGAAAAAGAGATACTTAATAAAATAATCGATGAAAAAGAACTCTCCATTGATTATGTTAAAATTCTCGGAAGTCTGAGAAAATTAGAGAGATCTTGTGACAGAAGTGTAAATATTGCAAATCTAATGATGTATGCAGAACAAGGTGGAGAGATTAAACTTTTTAACTAA
- the pstC gene encoding phosphate ABC transporter permease subunit PstC, with translation MSNIIDKIFANATKFIAIGILLLVAWIFAVLFENSLESIKAFGFNFISEDKWAPNLEKFGALPAIYGSVVSTFLAMILAVPVAIGVAIFLSEIAHAKIKTPVGVSIELLAAIPSVIYGMWGLFYFVPIIRDIFGGIGISMLTAGIVLSIMILPFMAAVTRDAMNTTPDILKESAYALGGTKWDVVKDIIIPYAKAGIIGSFILALGRAIGETMAVTFVMGNVHNISTDLTQPATSIPVTLANEFAEADSGLYYSSLFELSLLLLVISFTIISIAKFYFLRRRRIGQ, from the coding sequence TTGAGCAATATAATAGATAAAATTTTTGCTAATGCAACAAAATTTATAGCTATTGGCATACTATTGCTTGTTGCTTGGATATTTGCCGTACTTTTTGAAAACTCGCTAGAGTCTATTAAAGCTTTTGGATTTAACTTTATCAGTGAAGACAAATGGGCACCAAATTTAGAAAAATTTGGAGCACTCCCCGCAATTTACGGTTCTGTTGTTTCAACTTTTTTAGCAATGATCTTAGCAGTTCCAGTTGCTATCGGTGTCGCAATCTTTTTAAGCGAAATAGCCCATGCAAAAATAAAAACACCGGTAGGTGTCTCGATAGAGCTTCTAGCCGCTATTCCATCAGTAATATACGGTATGTGGGGGCTTTTTTACTTTGTTCCTATTATCCGTGATATATTTGGCGGTATCGGCATCAGCATGCTAACAGCAGGTATAGTTCTATCCATAATGATACTTCCATTTATGGCAGCTGTAACACGAGATGCAATGAATACAACTCCAGATATCTTAAAAGAATCAGCTTATGCGCTTGGAGGAACAAAGTGGGATGTTGTAAAAGACATCATTATTCCTTATGCAAAAGCTGGAATTATCGGTTCTTTTATCTTAGCACTCGGTCGTGCAATCGGTGAAACCATGGCTGTTACTTTTGTTATGGGGAATGTTCATAATATATCAACAGACTTAACACAGCCCGCAACATCAATCCCTGTAACACTTGCAAATGAGTTTGCAGAAGCAGACAGCGGACTTTACTATTCATCTCTATTTGAACTCTCACTTTTATTGCTTGTTATAAGTTTTACAATTATATCAATTGCTAAATTTTACTTTTTACGCAGAAGAAGGATTGGACAATGA